The genomic stretch TCGAGCGGCAGTTCACGAAACGGAATCAGCAAGGCGGTCGCCAGTCACGCCGGACTTTTGGCGACGAGTTCAAGCGTGAGGCGGTCCGGATGGACGAGAGGCGCGAGCCAGGCGTGCCGCTCGCGCAGGTCGGGCGCGAGTTCGACGTAACCGTGGATCAGTTGCGCGCGTTGGTGCGCGAGCGGGATCCGGAGGCGCGGCGCCGCGCCGAGTAGCGAGACGCTGTATGAAGAGAACCGTCGGCTCGAGCGCGAGGTCGAGGTGCTCAACCGAGAGAAAGCGATTTTTAAGACAAGCGTCGGCGTACCTCGCAAAAGAGTCGCGATAGGGTGCGCCAGGTCTAGTTGCCTGTGCGATGCATGCGCTGCGTGCTCTAGATGTAATTGCTATGGACGTTGTTCACAGCGCAGCAGGTAGGCGTGAGGCTGGGGGAAGATAGTACAGCGCGCTGTGACGTCGTTGAAAGTTGTAGAAGAGCAGGTAGTCGTCGAGGGCGCGGGTGCGCAAGTACGAGCGTCCGAAGGCCCGCGCGTAGGCCCAATCGGTGAGCAGGGTACCGATCACACGTTCGGCTTTGCCGTTGGTTTGGGGCCGGTAGGCGCGAGTAAGGCGTTGACTGATCCCGAGCTCAAGACACGTGGTGGCGAAGGTCAGCGAGCGGTACGCGCTGCCGTTGTCCGTCAGGAGCCGCTCGACCGTGATGCCGTGGCTGGCGAACCAGGCGACGGCCCGCACGAAGAACGCGGCCGTCGTTTCGCCCAGTTCGTCGGGCAACACCTCGGCGTACGTCAGGCGCGAGTGATCGGCGATGGCGACGTGCAGGAACTCCCACCCGATGCCCGTCACCCGCGTGCGGCGATTGCCGTGAATCCGGTGGCCGACGCGCCCGATCTTCCCCAGCTTCTTGATGTCGAGATGGACCAGCTCTCCGGGCCGCGGCCGTTCATACCGCACGACCTGCCGTGGCAGCTCGAGGGCGGCGAGCGTGTTCAGCCCCTGGCGACGCAGTTCGGCCGTGACGGTCGACAGCGGAATGTCATGGTGCTGCGCGATGCGCGGGTTGCTCCAGCGCTTCTCACGGGCTTTGCGGATCTGACGCCGCTTCGTACGTCGCAGTCGCGTCGGTGACGTCTGTGGGCGTGAGGAGCGATCCGGGGCCGCCTGCGCCGGCTCCGCGGCCTGGGACAGGCGGCGGTACCACTTGTTCACGGTCTCGCGCGAGACGCCCAGCGCCGCGGCGATGGCGCCCTGCGTCTCGCCCGCCTCCACGCGGGTCACGATCTCCTGTCGCGCCCACGCGATGAGGCGGGCATTTTTGTGGGTGTTCATGGAGGCTCTGGCGGTTGTGAGTGACGGCCTCGACAACCTCAGCTTGTAACTGCTA from Gemmatimonadaceae bacterium encodes the following:
- a CDS encoding IS481 family transposase: MNTHKNARLIAWARQEIVTRVEAGETQGAIAAALGVSRETVNKWYRRLSQAAEPAQAAPDRSSRPQTSPTRLRRTKRRQIRKAREKRWSNPRIAQHHDIPLSTVTAELRRQGLNTLAALELPRQVVRYERPRPGELVHLDIKKLGKIGRVGHRIHGNRRTRVTGIGWEFLHVAIADHSRLTYAEVLPDELGETTAAFFVRAVAWFASHGITVERLLTDNGSAYRSLTFATTCLELGISQRLTRAYRPQTNGKAERVIGTLLTDWAYARAFGRSYLRTRALDDYLLFYNFQRRHSALYYLPPASRLPAAL